The following nucleotide sequence is from Zea mays cultivar B73 chromosome 1, Zm-B73-REFERENCE-NAM-5.0, whole genome shotgun sequence.
GCCTCGTGTACACTTGTCCCCCCTACGCGTATCTCCAGGGTGGTAGCATGTTTGTAACATCGTGCTCACATTTAATGCAGGACCTGGGCAATTGGCGGTTGGTATGTTCATTGTACTTCGTTACATTTTCTCATGAGTGTGCTCGCATGGTTACTAGATCGATGCATGCTCCTTGTAGCTGCCCCAGGTGTCATGCAGATTAGGTTTGCAAGCCAGCATGACGTGACAATCATGTAATATCATCCATGCACATTTAATGTGCAGTACGTGTGACATATCCTTTAAGCTATTGTTACAATATAATCTTTTAGGGACTTGGATGTGAGACCCATTACATAGGCCCATATCTCCGTTGGTGTGACCAAAACATCATTCGTCCCTAAGACATGATCGAGCTTAGTCAGCTAAAGTTCTAAATTCTCTAGAGGCTCCATGAGCCCTAAAGGGCATAGGCCCCCACTATATCACAGTATGTGGTCAGAAACCTTAGAGTATCAAGCACGCACGTGTAGTATGCATTTGAGGGTCGATCTTGCACTAAGAATTCCACACACTACTTCGAGGCATGTGGTGTTCCATGGGCCTATACCATTAGGTACCCTAGGACGCAAGGGGCAATGAGGCCTTACATAGTCAAGGACTTGAGGCACGAGGGGGTCCAAGGAGCTTACATTGTCAGGTGCACAATGGATCCCTAGGGGTTTACAATGTTGGGTGTCCCGGTACACGAGGAGTCTTAGGAGCTTATACTGTCAAGTTCTCTAGAGCCCGAGGTGGCTTGGGGGTTTACACTACCAGGTGGCAAGGTGCAAGGGCCCTAAGGGCTTACACCGCCAAGTGTCCTAGAGCGCAAGAGGTCATAAGGGATTATATTTGTATGCCATGGGATTGAACCCTAAAGATAGTTTAGAGGATGCCCATGTATAAACCAACCTAGATCTGAGCTCCTTTCTAACTGGGGCAAGGGAGAGGTCCCTAGGCCATGGGGACCTAGGGGCGGTGGTCATACCGCCATGGACCTGGAAGTTTGTCCCGTGTCTCAGGGTCCTTGAGTGTGTCTTAACAACAACCAGAGCTATGCACTTTCACGGGCGTTGATGTATTGAGTTTTTGTAAATATAAGTGAAAGTTTGCTCTAGTTATACCAGCTATCCATCGGGCACAAACCGGTGGAAAAGAAATATTTTATTTTCCTATCACGGTGTCTGTTATAATACCAAATATTAAAAGTTGACCCTAATTATCCAAACAAAATTAGTAATAGATGACTAGTTGATTAATTTTTCATTAACTATATATTTAGCTATTTATTAAGTAGTTAATTAGTCATATCTAGCTGATTTAGATAGTTTTTTTTGAAAATTGAGACTAGTTTCTGTTTCATATATTAGTTGGTTTTTGTACGGAACCTGTACCTAGGATTTTTTTATCAATATTATAACATATCAATGTATTTGAACTCTATTTGACATAGTATCATCAATAATTTCTCACCAACTATTGTGGCctatttttcttcttttttgctaAACATTTGTTTTTAAAACAGGGTGATGCTCCATTCTTACGGTCTCCTAGAGGAAGAATAGAGAAAGGTGGCGCTGACAAAAAATAGTACTGTATTTCACAAATATCTTTCTTATTTTTTAGTCGTGTATATGAAGTTGTCGTCAAAGGTGCATTGTTTGTAAACGATTttttaagggtctgtttggttgggctgtggctgtaaaaaaagctgctgtgggttgtgagctgtggaaaaagttgttgtgggctgtgagctgttaaaaagctaaaaaccgtttagTGGAAATCACTAAAAgccgttaaaagttcttcgatatatgttttcacagtttcaTACGAAAGTCACTAAAAGCAGGTCTagaggtgctttcagttttgcgcTGCGAGAAAGTCAACTTTTAGAAAAAAGCTGCTTTCTGGATCTAGCCCTTTGGTttagcttttggcttttaggtggcaaaagccaaaccaaacacatcctaaAAGAACTTGGTTCCACTTAGAATGCTAATATCGTGAAGTTAATTTCTGAAAAATCAACTTCAATGATCAATCTGAGCTATGTCGAACGGCCCTAGCTGAAAAATCAACTTTAACTAGTATAGTATCGTACGTTACGATAACACATAATCAtatttgatatatatatatatatatatatatatatatatatatatatatatatatatatatatactagtagggtgcccgtgcgttgctacgacaGCTTAAAAATTGATACAAAACAGTGATGCAATATAATTACAATCTTTGATTGATGATTTTGTAGCTAACAAACACCACCACCATTAGAAATGACATGTCGATGAACAGACCAAAATCCACCTTTAGCTAAGAAATTTACTTGTGAGAAACCCCTAGTTGCAAATTCCAATTCAGCATAACTAAAGCAGTGAGGAGGCTTTCATAAATTCAGCTTAGAATTTTTTTTCAATAAAACATATGCTTGCATTACGAGTTTTTCgtgaatgttttccaagtgatctTGAGGACGTTGATCCATATAGAACAACAATGTTGCACTGAAGATTCTCTCCCACAACGCTTCTCATGCTTCAAATCCTTGAGCAGCAGCAACATACAATTTaataagaaaaaataaaaattagATAATGCATGATGTATTAAAGAAACTACTGATTTAGTAGTTGACCATTACTTGTCCAACACAATCCAGCTTGCATGTGATTTCTTGCACTCAACAATGGCGGGGGCATGGTGAAGCCTGTGGACGCTCTCGTTAGAGAcatatagagtagtatagattaaCTCAGTTACTTAAAGTCAGGTCTGTCCTCACATAAAAAGCCAAAAAGAACCAAAAGATTTGGCATGTAGGGTTGAGGAATATGAGAAACTTCATAAGAGTTCAAGGCTGTCCCAAAATGAGAGATGTTAGTGAAGATGAATTTCAGCCTGAACAAGAGCCAACCAATGAGGAAAACATTTACTTTGAGTCTGACCAGGAGAATGTTGCCCCAATTTAACCAATGAGGAAAACATTGACTTTGAGTATACCGGCCCCATTACTGCACATGCATGGTTGCTTATTTTATTTTGCTTTCGCTTATGACTTAGAACTAATTTATCTTTGTGCCTCTACTGCCAGCCAGTTTGTAACTTTTGTGTGTGGGTAGTCCCATGAGTAGTCGACCTCACTTGTGGCTGTTTTGTAATCACAGTGACATTAATTCCCCCTATAATTCTAACAAAGTGAAAAACTGCAGAAGATATGCTTAGCTCTAGCTTATTACCACTGTTCATAAGATGTTCGAAAAGAATAAAGAGCAAAGAAAACTTCTAAAAATACATGACCAGGATTCTAGGATGTATATTGTACCAACCAGCACGAACTTTGCACGGTCAGATCCTAGAATAGCTGAAGTTCAGTGGAGTACAGTTCCAGTAACAATTGTTTTACTGACGTTGTGTTGCCCGCTGAAATGCGTAATCAACGACTACAAGAAATAACATATATTGGTGAGACCACGAACTATTCCTGTTGTAACTTATAGGAAGCTACGCATCCAAGTCACGTGCAAACATTTAGTTTGGCAGTTCTATACACATGTGAGAAGAGAAAATGACGAGTTCGAAGCCATTCAATGCAATAATATAATTGAACAAACCTCCGGCTCCTATAGTGTGGTGAAGAAGTTTGGCAACGCAACCATGGAGAGAAGAGATGAACCTGACAAACTGTTTTATAGTGGCTGTTTTCTTATTTATTTCAGGGGTCCAATGATACAGAACTAAGCTGAGAAATATTGTGCTTCTGTTTTGGAGAGTTCGTGAACAGAGGTCGTGGACTACCTGAGAAAATGAGGACAACAAATACCCAATTTCCATAATAAGATTTAATGTACTTGACACTACATATATTCGTTTGAGCTGGTATTGTAGATGTTGAATTTGGCATATAAGACATTGAAGTGCAAATTCACAGGTGGCAGCTTAGAACAGATCCTGGAAAATTCCGCAGTCGGGCAGCACGACCTAGGGCTAACCTCGACGCAAACAAGCCATTCAGTCACGCCGCTGTCGGACCTCATGGACAGGGGGCGCTGGTGGTGCTTTCTACGCCGCGCTGTCGTGCAGGCTGCCATGGCTATCGCTGGACAGCGGTGCAGTGGTTAATGCCAGGGGCAAGCTCCGGCCACAACCATTGCAGGCAGCTTTGGTTGTTGTCGATTCTCAAATTGATCAACATACCTTTGAAGCACTATTAGATTAGCATATGCAACAGCACATGTGATTGTTTTTTTAACACCGCCAGGAGCAATGGCATACACCGCACGCTCAAGTACAGATGAGACTGCCTGAGAAATCTCAGGACAAGTCTACCGGGCACACATGCACGCACACTACTCACACTGTCACACACCCGCATGGTTCCCTCAGGGGGGAAATCCCTGGTGAGGCACATGAGTTCATTCCAGCCAGGAATCGAACCCGGCGAGCACATGAGATAACATGTAAAAATAAGTTCCAAAAAAGAAAGCATCAACAATTTTAATATAGAACAAATGGCCTCAAGTATCCATAAATAGTTAGATCATTTCAACAGTTGTAAGGCATACCTGAAGCTCACAACCATTGCGGTTTTCTCTTGATTCCAACCACCTGGCACCTCAAAAGCAAGTGCGATGTGTGTGTTCTGTTTCCAATGAATCCCATTTTAAGCATAATTGAAGTAAATCATTCATAACCCCTCAAGAATAATAATGCAATGCCAACAACTCACTTGAGAATCTGCTTGGCAGCGATAGTCGCCTCCCACGTACACAGATTTTGGCTCTTCAGGACGTTTCACGCACGGAAGGTCAGACAAAAGTGGTTCTACAACTGAAATCAGCGCATCATGATCAACTCCTGATGCTGCAAGAACCATCCTGGGAGCAGTGTAATGTTCCTACATTTATCATAATTTATCATAACAAACAAAAAAGTCACAGAGACGCTTTCATGACTAAGCATTGACTTGGGAAATAAATCACTGAATCTTACAGCAACAAATTCCTCCAAGCTGCTAACATCCAACCGGTTTACAGCAGATTCTGAAGCCATCAAAGGTTTTGCCAGTGCCCCAGAATATCCAACCGAATGAAGGGCCTCTAAAAGTAGACCTTGAGGATTAGCAGACACATCAGCTATTTCAGATTTTATGTTCTGGAGCTGTAGAAATGAAGAACACCATTAGTACATAAAAGGATGAAAAAAAGAACTTAAATTTATTTTCAGTGATAAAGTACCTGCTCTTTGACCTCCCAATCGAGGAATGCTGGATTCCTCACACTGTTAATGAGAACTCGTGCTCATCATTTGCCATTTCAAATTCCAGCTTCTTCCTCGCAGTCGTAGAGCACCATGGAGGACCAGTTCTTGCACGGATATACCATCTAGATTTCATCGTCCATCCTGGTGGCCACGACGGGTTGGTACTCGTGCTTGACGCTAGCCACGCCAATGCGGCCGGCGATGGCGAGGAGGTCAGCCAGGTCCACGAGGTAGAGGAAGTCGTAGTCGACGAAGACCGCTAGCTGCAGTAGACCGGATAGGCCACACGTCCAGCAGGATCGACGAGCGCCGGACCAGGCTGCGACGGCACACCTCGTGCTCCCGCGGGTCGTACCCCACGAACACGTGGAATGGCTCCTCCGCCGCCGGCAGCAGCGGATTTGGATGCGGCGGCATCGACATGGCTAGACGTTTGGGGTGTGGTGGATCTACTCGGTGGGATGGAACAGAGGAGCGCTAGGTGCGCGGAGCTGGCGGGGGCGCGGGGGAGGCGGGTATCCCGGCGGCGGCTCGCGCGGAGCTGGCGGGTTGCGGGTGCCGGGGAAGGAAGGGCACCATTGGCGGTGTCGTGCGGGGTAGGCGGCGGCGGGCATCACGGGCGTGGTCGCGCGGGGTAGGCGGCGGCGGGCATCACGGGCGGGGGCACGAGGGGCTGTGGACGCCCTCCTTACGTTCTTAATAGgagtagatatatatatatatatatatatatatatatatatatatatatatatatatatatatatatatatatatatatatatatatatatatatatatataacaatattaaagtTTACATATGGTCCACATATCAGACATTAAATTGATTAGAACAAATATTACATTTAATGTTAGCAAATATGTTGAGAAAGGTATAAGTTAAGAAAGAGCTTGACTCTTTATTTTATAGCCTCTTCAATCGCATTCTTATTAAGGTAGTGAGGTTGTACTATATGACAATGTTGCGCTGTGTATAGGTTCTTATCGTGTTGAACTTGAACGGTTTCTCACGGTCTATCTAGAAGCGAGAGAGAATCAAATCTACGAGCTTGTTACATGACGCACGATACCGAAACCGGGGAGTAGAGATGATCAATCTGAGATATGTCACCAGCAACCTGGTTTCACTAAGGAGACGGCCCTAGCTGCTAGCTAGCAGGTTCAGACACACGCCACCGACAGCAGTGACGGCCGATGCCGCACGTGGTGATGTTTATAAAGAGAAGGGGTTGAAGAAGAGAAGCCGCGTGCCGCAAGTTTGGACGTCTCTCTCTACGTGGGCAAGAGCGCACGTGGCGCGACAAATAATTGGCGCGCGCCAGCTGTGACCTGGACGCATGCCGATGCTGACCATGCTGTTGCGGTGTTGCCGGCCCTGCCTTGCTCGAGAGTGCCAGCCGGGCCCGGGCTACCCGCGTTCTTTCTCGGCGTCCTCGCGGGCGCGGCCGTCGTCGTCATCGGCTCCTCCCAGCCGCTTCGTCGCCGGGCGGGCGACGCTCGCTGAGCCCAGCCGCGTTGTCACCGGGCTCGTATCCTCGGTGCGCGCTGCGGCGCTGGTGTTCCGTACGCCGGCACGTCCTGTCTGCGGTCTGCCTCAGTTTCTGCCCTGCTGGGACCCGAACCCGAGCTGGAGGTTTTTTTGAAGGCCCATACGTTGGCGAGAATCTCTCATGGTCTAGCACCTGCTCCGCTCAGAGTCTGAGACCGCACACCGCAGGCATAGCAACAACTCGCACCGgaaaaccaaaaaaaaaaaaaaaaactcgagACATGCCAAATTGCTAATGCTCCGGGGTTAGCAGCGGTTAAACTGTAAAATGGGCGCGCAAAAGCTGGGGGAGTACAACTACTTGCAGAGTGTGGATCGCTGCACGTACTGCTGGTAGCATTATTTACCTCTTGCTTACAGTAATATTTTCCTGGAGCTGGAGGGGTTGGTAGCAAGCACAGCAGTATCTctactactatactatactactgGAGGCTGGAGCAGTACCTTTTTTTTTTGCCTATTCTGATACGTTTCTCCAGATATTCTAGGCGAGATAGGCGTTTCCTCCTCGGCTCCTCCAGAATCCGTCTTGTTTGACTTTGACGTGCCTGCAGGCTGCAGACGAAGCTGGATCGctgtgaaaaagaaaaagaaaaggcgcgCGGGACTGTCGTCGTGGACAGCCGTGGACATCCACTACTTACATCAAACATGCATCCAACATAACCAAAAACAAACTGTCATTCTCAAATATTGCAGTGTTATATATATAATGATGTTTAACAAGTTAGACAAAAATATCTGAATTAAAAACTGAAATATT
It contains:
- the LOC103644413 gene encoding mitochondrial-processing peptidase subunit alpha; translation: MASESAVNRLDVSSLEEFVAEHYTAPRMVLAASGVDHDALISVVEPLLSDLPCVKRPEEPKSVYVGGDYRCQADSQNTHIALAFEVPGGWNQEKTAMVVSFSGQHNVSKTIVTGTVLH